One stretch of Asterias rubens chromosome 8, eAstRub1.3, whole genome shotgun sequence DNA includes these proteins:
- the LOC117293601 gene encoding fibrinogen C domain-containing protein 1-like: MVSKLFQRRKLSLVAVTLVSARLCVLGTEPDESFGGKVRFVLPPGDPCSCTELMLGGHNSYAPPRKDKPVYIDNLPMDAEGLRRSQGCPEESPRRDSTQTPTSKVETSDLPTTREPLAPVVYTDCQDALDKGQTTSGVYTVKLYGVEFDAYCDMATEEGYIVIQKRFNGSVDFNKNWADYKTGFGDLNGEFWLGNEKLHQITSEDPKYELLVTLTAFDGSVAQARYIDFRVKGEKDYYEINPGFFVTGRAGDGFESKQFSTSDSDNDDDEKNCAGLLSGAETSDLPTTRETLAPVVYKDCQDAFNKSQTTSGVYTVKPYGVEFDAYCDMATDEGHGYIVFEKRFNGSVDFNKNWADYKNGFGELNGEFWLGNEKLYRITSQGPKYELLVTLTAFDDSVAKARYTHLIFKGEDRSYKISPGDAPQSTDYNAGNAENCCMEP, translated from the exons ATGGTGAGCAAATTATTTCAAAGGCGTAAACTTTCATTGGTTGCAGTGACTTTGGTGTCAGCGCGTTTGTGTGTTCTGGGCACGGAACCAGATGAATCTTTTGGCGGCAAAGTTCGGTTTGTGCTCCCGCCTGGTGATCCGTGCTCCTGCACTGAACTCATGCTGGGCGGACACAACTCTTATGCACCGCCCAGAAAGGACAAACCCGTCTACATCGACAACTTACCAATGGACGCTGAAGGACTCCGTAGATCACAAGGATGCCCAGAAGAAAGCCCGCGAAGAGATTCGACGCAAACGCCAACTTCTAAGG tGGAGACATCCGATTTGCCAACCACCAGGGAACCTCTAGCACCGGTAGTGTATACAGACTGCCAGGATGCTTTAGACAAGGGTCAGACAACCAGCGGAGTTTACACCGTTAAACTGTACGGGGTCGAATTCGATGCATATTGCGATATGGCAACAGAAGAGGGGTACATT GTGATTCAAAAACGCTTCAATGGATCTGTAGACTTTAACAAGAACTGGGCCGATTACAAAACCGGTTTTGGAGACCTAAATGGAGAGTTCTGGCTTGGGAACGAAAAGCTCCATCAGATAACATCCGAAGATCCGAAGTATGAACTGTTGGTGACTCTGACTGCATTCGACGGCTCTGTTGCTCAAGCTCGATACATTGATTTCAGGGTCAAAGGCGAGAAGGATTACTATGAGATAAACCCTGGTTTTTTTGTCACCGGCCGCGCTG GTGATGGTTTTGAATCGAAACAGTTCTCAACGTCTGACAGTGACAACGACGACGATGAAAAGAATTGTGCTGGGTTGCTGAGTGGCG CGGAGACATCCGATTTGCCAACCACCAGGGAAACTCTAGCACCGGTAGTGTATAAAGACTGCCAGGATGCTTTTAATAAGAGTCAGACAACCAGCGGAGTATACACCGTTAAACCGTACGGGGTCGAATTCGATGCATATTGCGATATGGCAACAGATGAGGGACATGGGTACATT GTATTTGAAAAACGCTTCAATGGATCGGTAGACTTCAACAAGAACTGGGCCGATTACAAAAATGGTTTTGGGGAACTAAATGGAGAGTTCTGGCTGGGAAACGAGAAGCTCTACCGGATAACATCCCAAGGTCCGAAGTATGAACTGTTGGTGACTCTGACTGCGTTTGACGACTCTGTTGCTAAGGCTCGATACACTCATCTAATCTTCAAAGGCGAAGATAGAAGCTATAAGATCAGCCCTGGTGACGCCCCACAAAGTACCGATTATAATGCTGGTAATGCAGAAAATTGCTGTATGGAACCTTAG